The Pyramidobacter piscolens W5455 DNA window CAGGGTTGCGCCAGGCGCACCATGGTGTCGTAGATCGAGGCGTCGCCGTGGGGGTGGTACTTGCCCATGACTTCGCCGACGACGCGCGCCGACTTTTTGTAAGCCTGATTGTGGCGGATGCCCAGCCCCAGCATGCCGTACAGCACGCGGCGCTGCACGGGCTTGAGCCCGTCGCGGGCGTCGGGCAGCGCGCGGCCGACGATGACGCTCATCGCGTAGTCGAGATAGCTTCTTTTTATTTCCGGGACGAGCGGATTCGGTATGACCCGTCCCATCTCCTGTTCTTCCATGCCTGAACCTCCATTGACAGAAGCTGGATGCGCTTCTTTTTTTCAAATCGCTCTCATGCTTTTAACCTAACCATTTTACCATCTTTAGCGGGGTTCTGCCCAATGATTTTAAATGGTTATATTTTGTCGGAGCCATTTTCTTCGCCCGCGGTGATATAATGCACGTACTTGTTTTTAAGGGAGGTTTTCTTTTGAACCTGTGGCAGACGATTCCCCTGTATGGATCGGTCGTAAACGTGCTGGCGGTCGCGGCCGGCAGTTTAGCAGGCTTCACGCTGCGTCGCCGCGTCGACGAAGAGATCATGAAGCTGCCCATGCAGTGCCTCGGCGTGTTTACCGTTTCCATCGGCATGGGCATGGCGCTGAAGACGCAGAACATGCTGATCGTGGTCTTCAGCCTCTGCGCCGGTTCGATCGTCGGCGGCCTGCTGGACATCGACGGCCGCATCGAACGCGCCGCCGGCAGAATACAAAATCGCTTCAAGAGTTTGGATTCGAATTTTTCGCAGGGCGTTATGGCGGCCACGTTGATTTTCTGCGTCGGTTCCATGGCTGTACTCGGCTCTTTCGAAGAGGGGCTGGGCGGCTATCCGACGCTGCTGTTGACCAAGTCGATGAT harbors:
- a CDS encoding DUF554 domain-containing protein, which codes for MNLWQTIPLYGSVVNVLAVAAGSLAGFTLRRRVDEEIMKLPMQCLGVFTVSIGMGMALKTQNMLIVVFSLCAGSIVGGLLDIDGRIERAAGRIQNRFKSLDSNFSQGVMAATLIFCVGSMAVLGSFEEGLGGYPTLLLTKSMMDGLMSVALAASLGLSVAFSAVPVFVYQGVLTLAARFIQPLMTEAATAEMTATGGVMLIGVGLSILGLVKMKLMNALPA